The genomic region ggccccccccagccactgATCCCCCAATTCTGCCCCCGGACTCCCCCGCTGCCCCAATCCCACTGCCGGCCGTGGACCTCCCCCCGATCCTGCCCCCTGCCGCTGACCGCCCTGCGACACCCTGCCCCCAGACTCCCCTGACCCCACCAGATCCCTCCCCTGGCAGCTGGCCACCCTTCCCCTGACCCCCCATCACCCCCCGGGTCCCCCAACCTCAGtgcctccagctccagcagctccttcCGGGGCCCGCTCAGCCTCCGCCTGGTCCAGGATTTTCTGCCGCTCCAGCCGCCCCCGGGCCTCCTGTTCCAGCCGCTCAGCCTCATGCCTGGGGGAGACAGGCTGGgatgagggggctgtggggcagggctggggcgggagcaggCCCCTGGGGAGCCTGTACCTGGCGGCCGCCTCCTGGGAGTTGGTGGTGATCTCGATGGCCAGCTGGACGCTCCTCTGCAGCGCGTCCCGCGTGCGCTGGTCCACCGGCTCCACGCTCTGGATGTCCACGCTGCTCACCACCAGCCCGTTCTGGGGGAAGCGCAGGCAGCTCCGCAGCTGCAGCTCCGTGTCGAAGCCAAACACAGCCGAGCAGATGATCCGGTTCGAGttctggggggagcaggggattgtggggcactggggggagcggCTGCAGCACCCcagaacccccatattcaccctgGCAGGTACAACCGGGCAGCCAGACGTGCGGATGGCCCAGAAGGACGATTCCAGGAACCGCAGACAATGGGTCCTGTTTGACCCGGGGAGAAGTGGCGGatgggggctcagtggtaccccagttccagattGCACCCTGGGTAGGGCTGTGCCAGGAGGAGCAGGCCAGGGGGCTTGGGAAGGCGTGGTGGGGGAATGCCAGGGGGGCACGGGAAGGGGTGCAGAGGGGCCCCCCCCATACCTTGTGGAAGTCGTCGAACGTGACGGAGGCCACGGCCCCACGGATGCGGGAGGCCAGTGCTTTGCAGGCATCACCCACGAAATCCGGGACGCTGAAGAGCCGGGAGAGCGCCGGGGGTCAGGGGGCGACGGCACCTCAAAGTGCCTGGGGGGACAAGgcagttggggggctggggaacagGCTTCCCCGGTCCCCCTCCCTGCAACCtccacccctcccagccccacccccctgggcAGAGGGGGCTGTAGGGCCGGCGCTGGGCCCAGGGGCAGAGCCCCAAGAGTAGCCTGGAGACCCTGAGATCGGGGCAGTGCCTGGGCTCTGCAGGGCGTAAGcagcaggctggggtggggtgccCGACAGGGCCTGTGACAcccccctgctgcctcctgcccttccccaatCATGGCCCCatcagcccctctccccagcccctcaccaGTTGTAggccagctggagctgcagccggGCATGGTCGGCCGTCTCGATGGTGACGATGTCGGCACAGAAGTCAGGGCCCAGCAGCAGGCAGAGTGAGCGCCGGGTGTGGGGGCCTTGGGCCGCCCCCCTGACAAGCTCAGCACCGTGAACTGCTCGTCCGGGCCCAGCAGAACCAGCTCCGGGCCCAGCACCACCCTGCGGGGAGGGGAACATGAGCCCTACACGCCACGGGAGGGAGCCCCAGCGACCCCCAGCCCCGCTTCCCCTGGggacccccctccctccatgagcTGCATCCAGCCCCCGACCCaagtccccctcccacacacacagccacaagCCCCTGCTCACCTGGCCTGCCGCTCCCGGTAGTCGTACACCTGCACGGCTGCGTTGTGGGGCACCTGGTAACTCACCACCCGTGTCTTGTCGCGGGGGGGCCCCTCACCTCCCTGGGGGGGGGCCCCGGAACGGTCAGCCACGGGGTCCCGGCCCGAGGACAGCAGGGCCTCCACGTTGGGGGGCAGCTCCTTCTCCCAGAGCTCCTCGGCCTCCGTCAGCATGTAGGTGTGGCCGATCACCGCCCGCACCTGGCGAGAGGGAGTCCATGCGGGGGCAGGGATATGGGGTACCAGGGGTCAGTGGGGCAGGCCAGGGGTCAGGGATATGGGGAATTAGGGGTcagtggggcactggggggcagggatggggccggGGCCCTGCTCACCTTGCCTGTCTTGATGTCGCGCACGTAGATGCCCTCGTTCTCGCCCAGGGGGGTGGCCTGGCGCCGCTCCAACACCTCCACCTCCACCGGCGGCACGTACTCCAGGGGCCCCCGGATGAGCCAGCAGTCGCCCGGCTTCCGCTGCAGCCCACGGCCGCCCTGAGGGTGTCGGGatcccggtgcccctcactcccgacccgcagccccctgccccccccgccggtgcccctcactcccgacccgcagccccctgcccccccgccggtgcccctcactccccacccgcagccccctgccccccctgccggtgcccctcactccccacccgcagccccctgccccccctgccggtgcccctcactccccacccacagccccctgccccccctgccggtgcccctcactccccacccacagccccctgccccccctgccggtgcccctcactccccacccacagccccctgcccgccctgtgcccctcactccccacccgcagccccctgcctcccccgctctgccggtgcccctcactccccacccgcagccccctgcctcccccgctctgccggtgcccctcactcccgacccgcagccccccgccagcccagccctggactcccccacctCATCCGAGTCCTCCAGCTTGCTGAGTGCCCGCAGCAGCAGCCCTTCCTCCTCCGAGAGGATGTAGATGTCTTGGATCCCCTCCTTCAGAgactcccctggctgcaggaagaaCGACTTCTCCCCCTGGACCAACGAAGGGGGAGGTCTGTGAGAATTTCCACGGCTACCCAAGAAATGTGGGGAGGGAGCGTAGGCATATAGTCTAGGTAATATGGTCATATCATTTACTGTGCATATAAACTAGAAAATATGGCAAGATCATGCCTCAATgaatattttattccttttcccACTTATTGCCAAAGAAACAAGGCAACACCTGCCCAGATAGTCTGAAAAATACAGTTAGACCCACCCGACTCCAAGGTGAGGAGCTGCTTTTTCTATTATTCTACGTGTAGCCTAGAAAATACAGTAACCGCTTGCCTATATTATAGGAAATACGGTAACCCCCCTTCCACAATGGCCTGGTCAACCATCACCTTTAAAGTGGAAATACAGTAACATCTGCTCCTATACCCTGAGTAATATGGTACCCCCGTGCTGCCCCCAGCTGTAGCTGCTCCTATGACCTGGCAACAGACACTTCCCCCACCCATCTATAACTGCAGCTATAATCTGGTATATACGGtagaaaataaagaaacaaagacagtaacagaaggccactagccgtcaccttcagcccccaactcaaacctctccagcacaccaTGGAGgatctacaaccgatcctgaGGGGCGACccctcgctctcacagatcttgggagacaggccagtccttgcctacagacagccccccaacctgaagcaaatactcaccagcaaccacataccacacaacagaaccactaacccaggaacctatccttgcaacaaagcccgttgccaactgtgtccacatatctattcaggggacaccatcacagggcctaataccatcagccacactatcagagactcgttcacctgcacatccaccagtgtgatctatgccatcatgggccagcaatgcccctcggccatgtacattggtcaaactggacagtctccacgtaaaagaataaatggacacaaatcagacgtcaagaattataacattcataagccagtcggagaacacttcaatctctctggtcacgcgattacagacctaaaagtggctattcttcaacaaaaaaacttcaaaaacagactccagcaagagactgctgaattggaatttatttgcaaactggatacaattaacttaggcttgaatagagactgggagtggatgggtcattacacaaagtaaaactatttccccatgtttatccccctcccctcactgttcctcagacgttcttgtcaactgctggaaatggcccaccttgattatcacgacaaaaggtttctttctctgctgctggtgatagctcacctcacctgatcactctccttacagtctgtgTGGTCacaccccttgtttcatgttctctgtgtatataaaatctccccactctattttccactgaacgtgtccgatgaagtgagctgtagctcacaaaagctcatggtcaaataaatgggttagtctccaaggtgccacaagtcctcctgttctttttgcgaatacagactaacacggctgctactctgaagcctgtatATACGGTAGCCAACTCCTAGGTTAACCATACCAGTCTATCCACATCTGTCTCTTTATTTCTACTAATTATGGTAGACAGCCATTCTGGGCCCCATTCAGCTACCGTACTTACTAGGATACAGGAGGCTACAACAAAGAGGTAATTAGAAGGGTAACTATGAAATACCATAGAGGCACATCATTACCATAATTACTAGCATAAATGTGCCCCACAGCTATATCCAGAGCTACTGTAATGTCAGATAAACAAAACTACCGTATATGCTAGAATAAACttgtacaaacaatatttggttACCCTATGTACTAGGATAAACATGCCCCTACAAGATATAGTTACCATATATAATGGTGTAAATACACCCAATGAGATACACATCATTACCATAGTTACTGACACAAGCCCCTCCCCAACATAAAATGGACTAGCATAAATATTCCTCACATACAGTTGTACTATATTCACTAGAATATAAGTGACCCTTCAATCTAAAGTGCCATGGTACTTAGTAGAATACATATGCCCCACAGCACTACCGCATTTAGTGGAATAAATGCGCCCCGGGAGCTATGCAGCCTTACCAGAGGCAGGGGAACAAAGCCTTCCCTGAACACAGACACAGTACTACGGGTGCTACCGTATTCCCTAAAGCAAAGGTGGCCCCGAAGTTTACACTAGTACCATATTGTCATGTGTACACATGGCCGCTATACCTTGATCACCTTCTCCTGGCCCAGCTGGGGCTTGCCGTTGGGCCCCACGGGGTCGCACACCACGCAGTACTGGCGGCTGCTCAGCGTGGTGATGTCCACAATGCCCACCACCTCCTCGTAGACGTTGGGGATGTAGGCCTCACTCTGAGCGAGTGTCACCAGCCACTCCTCCCCAGTCCGGCGCACCGTGTCCTCCGGGTCCCGGAAGGTCTTGGTGGCGCGGAGATGCAGCGCCCTCtatgggggaaaggggaacaCGGCCATCAGCATGAGGGGAGCCAGGTCCTGGctattccctccttccccaaggccccccacctccacccccatgtCCAcctactctcccctcccccagatccccctcttccccagggtCCCCCACATCTTCTCCTTGTCCATGGGGTCAACCCCACACTACTCCTTCCCCCCCAGGTCACATCCAGCTTCCCCCAATTTCCTCCCCACCACATGCCCCCAAGGATCAGAGCCATTTCacaccctcccactccctccccaccctggactcccccatcccctccactcccagacagcacCATGCCCCAATCtcatccctccccaccaccactccccttaggggcagggctgggaaccctCTAACCTCAGTCCCGCCCCCTCAGCCAATAAGAAGGCCACCTCACAGCAAGGGAGCTCCTTCCCCGGGTTGGaaacccagccccaccctgtcctgccccccacccgGGTGCAGATTGCACACCTGCCCCCCGCCACGGTCACACCGACTGCCACCAGCACCCCTTGCCCCCCCCTCACCTTCTCCGTCAGCACAAAAGCATCCACAATGTCAACCACCTCCTCAAACACGCCAGGAAGATACGCACCCACTCGCTTCACCAGCCACTCCTcacctgggtggggggagagagacatggcaacagatcaggagtgagggggaccggcagagctggggggacaggcccagggctgggggggctgcgggtcgggagtgaggggcaccggcggagctgcgggggggggggggcagggctgggctagcaggggctgtaggtcgggagcgaggggcaccggcagagcggacGGGGGGACGGGCCCAGGGCGgtggggcgggagcgaggggcgccggcagaCCGGACGGGGGGACGGGCCCAGGGTggcggggcgggagcgaggggcgccggcagagcgGACGGGGGGACGGGCCcagggcgggagcgaggggcgccggcagagcgGACGGGGGGacgggcccagggctggggggcgggagcgaggggcaccggcagagcggacGGGGGGCGGTACCTGTGACCCGCCGGGTCCCCTCCCGGTCCGTACACTCCTTGCGGGCCCGGAGCCGGATGGCCTGGTTGTGGCGGATGACAGTGGCTTGGATGATTTCCACCACCTCCACCTCGGTCCGCGGGATGTGGGTGCCTGCGGGAGGCTGGCGTTAGCCGCGGACGAGCCCGCCCGgccaggctctgcccaggcccccagcccagcccagcccactcaCCTGGCCCCTCAAAGAGGAACTCGTCCCCGGCCATGTACTTCCCACCCTGATCGTCCTCaaaatccagcagggccttgagGTGCAGGGCGGTGTTCGGCAGGACCACCTGCAGGGCCGTGATTCCCTGGgggcgagagggggctcagggcacggCTCAGGGCACGCTGGCTCCGGGCCGGGCCTGGGGCTGGGCGTTACCTGCTGGATCTCCTCCCCCGGgtagagggggaaggggggctggctgAGCCGGATCTCCAGGTCCGCGTGCCGCAGCAGCGCCTGCCCCGAGGCATCGAACTGCACCCCGGCGCCCGGCGCCCGGACCACGGGGTGCAGCACTGTGCAGTAGTGCCGGGGGGGCACCGTCACCATCTTGGCAGGGGGGAAGACGAccctgcggggcagggggaacaCGTCAGGGGGTGCTGGGAACCGACCCCCGTGACCCTGGCAGCCCCCCACGGCCCCTCCCCctggtctccccccaccccgtcccctccccagcagcccaaCCTCTCTCCCCGCAGCCCCTTGGCCCTGCCCGCCCCAGCTCCTGCGCCCTCACCGCTCATTGTCCTGGCGGATGTAGGTCTGCGGCCCCACCTCGACGCGGGTCACATTGGAGTTCTGGTCCAGCACGTGGATgtagtggtggggggggatgCGGATGATGGATTCCTCGGCCATGTCAgctatggggcagggcagggggttagcAGCCCCCGGATCAGGCCCACACCTCCAATCCCAGCGACCGGCCGAGCCGcgttcccaggatcctctgcgCCAGCCCCGACCGAACCCATGGCCCTGGGCACCTGCACTAGGATCCGCCCCCGGGGAGAATTTAccctccagccagagcccgcccacttgacagccctaatccaAGCGCAAACAGAGCGACCGGCCCAGCCCCGTTCCCAGAACCCTCTGCACCAGGGCCGCACCCATGCCCGGGGCGCCCAGGCCGGGACTGACCCCCCTCTCCCGCCACGCCCGGGGCGCCCGGGCCAGGACTGACCCCCCTCTCCCGCCACGCCCGGGGCGCCCGGGCCAGGACTGACCCCCCTCTCCCGCCACGCCCGGGGCGCCCGGGCCGGGACTGACCCCCCTCTCCCGCCACGCCCCACCCAGGCCaggactgacccccccccccccctccacgcCACACCCAGGCCGGgactgaccacccccccccctccacgcCACACCCAGGCCgggactgaccccccccccctccacaccacTCCCAGGTCGGGACTGACCCCCCCTCCTGCCACGCCACTCCCAGGCCGGGACTGACCCCCCCTCCCGCCACGCCGCGCCCGGGCCGGGAGTGACCCCTCTCTCCCGACACGCCCGGGGCGCCCGGGCTGGGACTCACCCCCTCCTCACGCCACGCCTGGGCCAGGACTGACCCCCCACACCACGCCCGGGGGGCATCCGGGCCAGGACTGACCCCCCACGCCACGCCCGGGGTTGCCCGAGCCGGGACTGACCCCGCTCTCCCTCCACGCCACACCCAGGCCAGGACTGACCCCCCTCCATGCCACACCCAGGCCaggactgaccccccccccacgccaTACCCGGGGCACCCGGGTCgggactgacccccccccacacacacccccaggccGGGActgaccccccccctccgtccACGCCACACCGGGGGCACCCGCACCAggactgaccccaccccaggattcaacccccccccccactagcccCAGGGATGCCTGGATACCATCTAGGCAGTGACCCAGCTGTGCCAGGGGGAAGGGGTGTCTGAGGGCCCACCCCGGCCAGAGACACAAACATACCAGCTGCTTCCTGCAGGGCCCAGCTGAGACTGAGCCAGACCCGCCCCCAGGCTGGGCGGGACCCGCTTAAAGAGGAAACGGAGCCGTCCCGCCCCCAGTcctcagccccccttcccccatctcagagcccccagtcctgggcccccctccccggctcacagcccccccagttctgggccccccttcccccatctcagccacacacaccccagtcctGGGCCCCCACTTCCCAtctcacagcccccccagccctggcccccctttccccatctcaGTGCCCCCAGTcctcagcccccctttccccatctcagcccccccagtcctggccccccttcccccatctcagAGACCCCAGTTCtaggccccccttcccccatctcagAGCCCCCAGTcctcagccccccttcccccatctcacAGCCCCCCAATCCTGGGGCCCCCTTTTCCCTGGGAAGGGATCCCCGATTCACAGCCCCCCCAGTCATGGCTTTGGGTAAATTTcccggtcataggattttaaaatcagaaacgTCGTGATTTCAACTCTTGCACCTGAAACGTCCCGGCGTGGGAACtgtagggtcctgacccaaagaggaGGGGCTTTGGGGGGGGTATCGGAGGGTTACGGGAGGGGGTCGCGGTACCTCCACCCTCCCTTCTGGGCTGCTCGGTCCGCACCGCCGCTCCCCGGCCGCCCAGCCCCGCAGGCAGCAGCGCAGGGGGAAGGGTGGCGATCCCGCAGCCCCCTACAATAACCTCGCAGCCCCGCAACTCGCTCGTGggtcaggccccagctggagagACGCTGGGCTCCCCCGTGCGATCTGGACGGGACCGGGCACGAGCACACGGGACAGGAGCTTGCACGGCCTCTGACACGTGTGTCGCGGCCCAGGCCCCCGTCATGGGGTATCAgaaagggggcggggcagggcaatgggagggggcggggcagcgaGGGGGGCAGGTTGGGGCAGGGCATGGCACCGGGAGGGGGCGGGAcaaggaggggtgcggcaggatcgcaggtgggggaggggcagggtaccaggagggggcggggcagggtagcgggaggggcggggctaggagggggaggggcagggtagcGGGAGGGGctaggagggggcggggcagggtagCGGGAGGGGGCGGGccaagcaggggtggggcagggtagCAGGACGGGAGGGGCtagaaggggcagagctgggtatCATGAGGGAGAGGGGCTAAGAGGGGCGGGGctaggagggggcggggcagggtggcgggagggggcggggctaggagggggcggggcaccagccgacgctTGTGCAGTGGGAATGGGGCCCCGCCCCACAGCAGAGCCCGCGAGCGTGGGGTGACCGGGGTCCCTCGGGTCCGCGCCCGCGCGAGGGGTCCGCAGCGTTTTTGCGAAGCCTTCCGTCCCGCAGGCGCCATTTCACGTGCTCCCCGCGCGGTGGCACCGGCGCATGCGCAGTTCTCTCCCATGTCCCATTGTGCGCATGCGTATATCGCCAGTCCTTTTTTCCTTTCGTTCGCGTCGGCCAAGCGACTCTACTTTCCCTTAATGCGCATGCTCCGctgcttttccctcccccccacccagaatTGCGCACTGAGCGTGCACGTTTCTTCCAGTCCCTGATGCGCATGCGCTTTTTGTTAGTCTCCTCCCTATGACGTCACAGACGCCGCCATCTTGTCCTACCCCTCATGCGCACGCGCCTTCCGCACCTTGTCGCTCCCGCGTCGCTGGGTGCGTGCGCGGCGCCCCACCCGGCGGGCGCCCTGATTGGCCGGTGTCTGGACAGGGGCGGGGTTAGCGCCAAATACAAACGGCCGCGGGCCGCGCGAGCTGCAGCGGCCGCCGGACCGGAGAGAGAGCAGGGGCTCGGTGGGCGCGAGGGGCCGGACGgcgggaagggagtgggggggcccgagggggcggggctgagagCAGCTTGTGGGGCGGGTCCCCCGGTCGGGGCAGCAGGttcccccccacagcccgggcggggcgccccctccccccgcggcgGGCACCATGCCGCCCCAGCAGCGAGCCGGCCCCCCGGCCCGGGTGCGCGTGTGCGTCCGCCTGCGGCCCTGCAGCCAGGGGGACCCCTGCGTCCGCGGCCTGGACTCCCGCTCCCTGCAGATCGTCAGCTGGAGGAACAGGAAGGAGACCATGGAGTACCAGTAAGTGGGGGGGCCCCTGTgctgagacaccccccccccccgacatcacagcccttcccccacccccctgctctgtcccccaggttCGACACCTTCTATGGGGACCAAGCCACCCAGCATGACGTCTACGCCGGCTCCGTGCAGCCTGTCCTGCGCCACCTGCTGGAGGGGCAGAACGCCAGCGTGCTGGCCTACGGGCCCACCGGTGCTGGTGAGCACGGGGGCGGCCGGGCTGATCCCGGGGAAGGGGGCTGTGGAAGCCGAGGAACTGATTTCTTGCCTCCCACCCCAGGTAAGACGCACACCATGCTGGGCAGCCCAGAACAGCCAGGTGTGATCCCACGGGCGCTGCGGGATGTCCTGCAGATGACGCGGGAGGCGAGCTGCTCACCCAGGGGTGAGGAGTGGGACTACTCAGTCTCCATGTCGTACCTGGAGATCTACCAGGAGAAGGCAagtatgggggtggggtgaggacagTACTGGGGGGAAGAACTGTCCAGCCAGCTGCTGGACCCACTGTTGCAGATCCACAGGATGGGTACTAAGACCCCAGCTTTGGAGCAGTCTCTGGGAGGCCCTCTTCATTGAGCCAGACTCCCAAGGGGTTCCACTCTTCCTCCAGGGGAAGCCACGGGCCTCACCACCTCCTTAGGCCGGAggagcctgcagcccccccacttCCCACGGAGAGCTCTGATCAGTGAGTCCCATTGAGACCCCAGGGGAGACTTGTACAATCTCCGGCAGTATCTGCAGGGCCACGCTGCCAGTGCTGGCAACAACAGGTTCATTAGCTGGCTGGACAGTGTGGCAAATCCTTGGTTAGCCAGGGAAGGAAGTTACAGCCCAGCCCATCCTGGtcagcccaagccctgtgccTCTGACCTCCCGTTGGCCCGGTTCAGGTGTGTCCCCAAAGCCCGCAGAAGCCAACCTTTAACCAGCAGCCCCCCCCGGGTCCTGCGTTCTCCACCTGGGCGAATGCTGCTCGGTCCCTGAGGAGAGGTGGGTTGGCCATGGTCCTGGTCGCTAGGTATCAAAGCCCAGGTGACAGGGATTGCCATTGTCGTCTTATAAACCCCACTGATGGGACCTAAGGCTCCAGGCAGCTTGGAGACATTCACAGCTGTAGGTTTGCCTACCCTGGGAGCTGACAGACCTTCTCCCCATTGCGTGATGGTGCAGCATAGAGGGGAAACTGTGACACACAGGCTTCATCAAAATATGACACAAAATTCCCACTTTATCCCACCTACCAGTCTGAGTGGGGTTGGCAGGTGTATGTGGGAGTGAACCAGGAGGGAGATGGGCTAGTAGGCTCTTGCTGATCTGAGATGGGCTGATGGGGGATTCCCTCTTggtcgggggtggggagagagaaactgagacacCAGGGGACAGGTGGGTGATGCATGTGGAGAAGTGCACTGGCTGGGGCTGGTGAgatgatggggtggggagaatcTTGGCAGTCCAGGATAAGGGTGGGAGGGTGCTGGGAGCCCTGCCTgactgggatggggggggcaggggtggggctgctggGAACACTGgtagggggcagagcaggatccTTCCTCTGATAATCCCTCCAACTCCAGGTGCTGGACCTGCTGGAGCCATCCCAGCAGGACCTGCCGATCCGGGAGGACCGGGACCGGAACATCCTGATCCCGGGGCTGACTGAGCGAGAGCTGGGAGGCTTCGGGGACTTCGAGCGGTACTTCCTGCCAGCTAGCCGCAACCGCACTGTAGCCTCCACTCAGCTCAACGACCGCTCAAGCCGCAGCCACGCCGTGCTGCTGGTGCGGGTGGCGCGGACCCAGCAGGCGCCCCCCCACCGCCGCCGCACGGCCAAGCTCTGCCTCATTGACCTGGCTGGCTCTGAGGACAACCGGCGCACTGGCAACCGTGGCCTGCGGCTCAAAGAGAGCGGTGCCATCAATGCCTCCCTGCACGTGCTCAGCAAGGTGGTGGATGCCCTCAACCAGGGGCTGCCCCGTGTGCCATACCGCGACAGCAAGCTCACCCGCCTGCTGCAGGTGCGCTGGCCGCCGGGATCCTCCCCTGGaataggggtggggctggggccagaggctgcaggggaggaatGCACGCTGGGGTCCTatcctggggcaggggtgcacacACCAGGACTCTGCCCTGACACTGCTCCCGCCTGGTATTCTCCAGCAACGGAGCAGGGAGCTCTTGGGCATCAGAGGCTCAGTATCAAAGTCGAACTGGGTCGGGACATGGGGCCTGGCGCGCAGAGAGCTGAGGGGGACAAAAACCAAATACCGGGGAAGGGGTAGCACCAGATGCacagtcccctgccctgcccagctttGCCAGCGTGAGGGGACTGGtgcaggaatcctgggttctctctcagctctgggaggggactgggagctggtggttagagcaggggcaggtgcaggactcctgggttctctctctctccccaggactCCCTGGGGGGCTCAGCTCACAGTGTGATCATTGCGAATGTCGCCCCCGAGCAACACTTCTATTTTGACACGCTGAGCACGCTGAACTTTGCTGCCAAGTCCAAGCAGGTGGTGAACCGGCCCTTCACCCAGGAGACACTGCAGGCCCCAGGTaaggctgggccaggccaggctgcCCTGTCCATGGGGCTAAGGGATCAATGGGGGGGGTGACCCCAGGGGCTGTGCCCAGCCTGGCCTCACCCTTCTCTTCCCACAGCTGCACGCAAGAGACCTCATGAGGATCCTGGAGCCGGCAGTGCCAGCCCAGGGGCCAAGAGTCCTCACAAGGAGGAGCCCCCCGAGGCCAAGCCGCTCAGGTGAGGGGTgggagccctggggagggggtgtgcaggggagcATGGTGGGAGTTGCTGGGCTAATGGTCAGTCTCCTCTCCCCCaagctccctgctgcccctggagCAGCTGGACCCAAGGCTGGTGCAGCGGctgctgggcctggagcagctggagaAGCAGCAGGGGGGTGCCGGGCAGAGGCTGCCGCTGCTCAGCACCCCCCGGCGAGAGCGGGTGGCCCTGCTGCGCCAGCTGGAGGAGACACGCAGCGAGCTGCAGGTGGGTGAGCCCCACATCCATGTGCTGCTCCCC from Natator depressus isolate rNatDep1 unplaced genomic scaffold, rNatDep2.hap1 scaffold_115, whole genome shotgun sequence harbors:
- the LOC141980390 gene encoding LOW QUALITY PROTEIN: major vault protein-like (The sequence of the model RefSeq protein was modified relative to this genomic sequence to represent the inferred CDS: inserted 2 bases in 2 codons; deleted 1 base in 1 codon), which produces MAEESIIRIPPHHYIHVLDQNSNVTRVEVGPQTYIRQDNERVVFPPAKMVTVPPRHYCTVLHPVVRAPGAGVQFDASGQALLRHADLEIRLSQPPFPLYPGEEIQQGITALQVVLPNTALHLKALLDFEDDQGGKYMAGDEFLFEGPGTHIPRTEVEVVEIIQATVIRHNQAIRLRARKECTDREGTRRVTGEEWLVKRVGAYLPGVFEEVVDIVDAFVLTEKRALHLRATKTFRDPEDTVRRTGEEWLVTLAQSEAYIPNVYEEVVGIVDITTLSSRQYCVVCDPVGPNGKPQLGQEKVIKGEKSFFLQPGESLKEGIQDIYILSEEEGLLLRALSKLEDSDEGGRGLQRKPGDCWLIRGPLEYVPPVEVEVLERRQATPLGENEGIYVRDIKTGKVRAVIGHTYMLTEAEELWEKELPPNVEALLSSGRDPVADRSGAPPQGGEGPPRDKTRVVSYQVPHNAAVQVYDYRERQARVVLGPELVLLGPDEQFTVLSLSGGRPKXPHTRRSLCLLLGPDFCADIVTIETADHARLQLQLAYNWHFEVPSPPDPRRXSRLFSVPDFVGDACKALASRIRGAVASVTFDDFHKNSNRIICSAVFGFDTELQLRSCLRFPQNGLVVSSVDIQSVEPVDQRTRDALQRSVQLAIEITTNSQEAAARHEAERLEQEARGRLERQKILDQAEAERARKELLELEALSAAVESAGAARAEAQSKAEAARIAGEAAVEQAKLKAEAAAIETPVSL
- the LOC141980391 gene encoding kinesin-like protein KIF22 — translated: MPPQQRAGPPARVRVCVRLRPCSQGDPCVRGLDSRSLQIVSWRNRKETMEYQFDTFYGDQATQHDVYAGSVQPVLRHLLEGQNASVLAYGPTGAGKTHTMLGSPEQPGVIPRALRDVLQMTREASCSPRGEEWDYSVSMSYLEIYQEKVLDLLEPSQQDLPIREDRDRNILIPGLTERELGGFGDFERYFLPASRNRTVASTQLNDRSSRSHAVLLVRVARTQQAPPHRRRTAKLCLIDLAGSEDNRRTGNRGLRLKESGAINASLHVLSKVVDALNQGLPRVPYRDSKLTRLLQDSLGGSAHSVIIANVAPEQHFYFDTLSTLNFAAKSKQVVNRPFTQETLQAPAARKRPHEDPGAGSASPGAKSPHKEEPPEAKPLSSLLPLEQLDPRLVQRLLGLEQLEKQQGGAGQRLPLLSTPRRERVALLRQLEETRSELQKLKERQKELEAVALLDNACQPKPLHNSKAPPRARKQAVVLPLQQVHTPLGKQATPSGDEGVLVIQRKQGQADGLGAENQAPPWELMLRPDLLARSRENLVVLLNQGSAKELRALHRIGDKKAQLIMAWRQLHGPFTQVEDLQKVEGMTAKQVASFLKANLLSALGHVSPAPPAQ